CGAAGCCTCGCCGTCGTCTGCGCGTTCACCGCGTTCATGCTCGCGGTCGGCGCTTGGTACTACGCGCCGACCGCGGGCGAGGTGCCGGTCGCGCTCTGGCCGCTGTACGCGGACTCGGCGGTCGCGGTTGCGCTCGGGGGCGCCGTCCTCGCCGCGGTCGTGCCGACCGTCCGAGGGGGCGGCGACGTCACCGCGGACGTCCCGACCTCGCGGCCGCTGGCGTACCTCCAGACGCTCGCGTTCGTCTGGCTGGTCCAGTTCGGCGTCTGGCCGCTGGTCTCGCTCAACCTCGCGTTCGGCGAGTACGTCGCCGCGCCCGACGCCTGGCTCTACTACTGGGGCGTGATCGGGACGCACCTGCTTTTCGTCGGACTCGCCCTCCTGTTTCCCGC
The sequence above is a segment of the Halorubrum sp. 2020YC2 genome. Coding sequences within it:
- a CDS encoding DUF1405 domain-containing protein is translated as MSRSDRFRRLRRLRRLRRPAVRRRVRAAIAEELLGTPRSLAVVCAFTAFMLAVGAWYYAPTAGEVPVALWPLYADSAVAVALGGAVLAAVVPTVRGGGDVTADVPTSRPLAYLQTLAFVWLVQFGVWPLVSLNLAFGEYVAAPDAWLYYWGVIGTHLLFVGLALLFPAFGRTTPGALGAALALGVVNVVVDYGVGYHPPLLYEPGTGLAAATLAIAVGSVGLASHSFPRLGGGSN